Below is a genomic region from Catenuloplanes atrovinosus.
GTACCGTGCTGGAGACGCAGCCGTCCGGGTTCGCGCTGCCCGCGATGGCGGCCGGCGAGGAGTTCAAGGCCGCCTGGCAGGAGGCGGTCAACCGGGTGCTGGACGGCCGGCAGTCACCGGCCGAGGCGCTCGCCGAGGCGCAACGACAGGCCCAGGCGGCGCTGGACGAGGCGAACCGCGGATCGTGACATGGCGCGCCGCGAGACGTGGGCCGCGTACGGGTTCCTCTCCCCGTGGATCATCGGCTTCGCCGTGTTCATGGCCGGGCCGATGGTGGCCAGCCTGGTGCTGTCCTTCACCGACTACGACGTGCTGACCGACACCCGGTTCGTCGGCGCGGACAACTACCGGGCGATGCTGGCCGATTCGCGGGTACGCACCAGCCTGGCCAACACGCTGATCTACACGGCACTGCACGTACCGTTGACGATGGTGGTCTCGCTCGCGCTGGCCATGCTGCTGATCCGCGCCGGGCGCCGGTCGGCCGGGTTCTACCGGACCGTCTTCTACCTGCCCACGGTGACGCCCAAGGTGGCGGTCGGCGTGCTGTTCCTGCTGCTGTTCAACGGGCAGGACGGGCTGATCAACCGGGTGCTCGCGCTGGCCGGCGTGGACGGCCCGGACTGGACCGTGGACCCGGCGTGGATCAAGCCGGGCCTGGTGCTGATCGGCGCGTGGAG
It encodes:
- a CDS encoding carbohydrate ABC transporter permease: MARRETWAAYGFLSPWIIGFAVFMAGPMVASLVLSFTDYDVLTDTRFVGADNYRAMLADSRVRTSLANTLIYTALHVPLTMVVSLALAMLLIRAGRRSAGFYRTVFYLPTVTPKVAVGVLFLLLFNGQDGLINRVLALAGVDGPDWTVDPAWIKPGLVLIGAWSLGSTVIIYLAALQNVPRDLHEAAAMDGASAWARFRAVTVPSISGALFFTLIINTIGGLQTFDEVYTAFYGSANQQTYGSDAALFYVVYLFQQAFRFLHVGYASALAWLLFLIIVAITLVQVRLSRRFVYYESE